Proteins from a genomic interval of Posidoniimonas polymericola:
- the groL gene encoding chaperonin GroEL (60 kDa chaperone family; promotes refolding of misfolded polypeptides especially under stressful conditions; forms two stacked rings of heptamers to form a barrel-shaped 14mer; ends can be capped by GroES; misfolded proteins enter the barrel where they are refolded when GroES binds): MAKQMVFEDDARKALAAGVGKLAKAVRSTLGPRGRNAVLDKGWGSPKVTKDGVTVAEDIDLDDPFENLGAQLVKEAASKTNDVAGDGTTSATVLAEGIFREGLKMIAAGADAMALSRGIHKAVAAVSAAITKMADPIDVKDKKSLQQIASIAGNNDPEIGKILADAFTRVGKDGVITVEEGRGSETTVDTVEGMQFDRGYLSPHFVTNEDDMEVVLENCLVLISEEKISNAKSLVPVLEAVSKAGKPLLIIAEDVDGEALATLVVNKMRGIVSVCAVKAPGYGDRRKAMMGDIATLTGGTAIFKDLGIKLEAVQLSDLGKVKKVIISGDNTTIVSGGGTKEAISGRADQIRAEIENTDSDYDREKLQERLAKLAGGVAQIKVGAATESEMKERKALFDDSRAATQAALEEGIVPGGGVALLRSEKAIDKLDLSGDEALGAKIVKNVLEYPLRYIAENAGVDGAVVVNRVRQLKGKTEGYNADKDDYCDLVAAGVIDPAKVVKTSLLNGASVAALLLTTDSLITEIPTEEEAGGHDHDHGMGGMGGGMPGMGGMPGMM, translated from the coding sequence GTGGCAAAGCAGATGGTTTTCGAGGACGACGCCCGGAAGGCGCTCGCCGCGGGCGTTGGGAAGCTGGCCAAGGCGGTCCGCAGCACGCTCGGCCCACGGGGCCGCAACGCGGTGCTCGACAAGGGATGGGGCTCGCCCAAGGTGACCAAGGACGGCGTCACGGTTGCCGAGGACATCGACCTGGACGACCCGTTCGAGAACCTGGGCGCTCAACTGGTTAAGGAAGCGGCCAGCAAGACCAACGACGTCGCGGGCGACGGCACCACCAGCGCCACGGTGCTGGCCGAGGGCATCTTCCGCGAGGGCCTGAAGATGATCGCCGCCGGCGCCGACGCCATGGCGCTTAGCCGCGGGATCCACAAGGCGGTCGCAGCGGTCAGCGCGGCGATCACCAAGATGGCCGACCCGATTGACGTCAAGGACAAGAAGAGCCTGCAGCAGATCGCCAGCATCGCCGGCAACAACGACCCAGAGATTGGCAAGATCCTGGCGGACGCGTTCACCCGCGTCGGCAAGGACGGCGTCATCACGGTCGAGGAAGGCCGCGGCTCAGAGACCACCGTCGACACGGTCGAGGGCATGCAGTTCGACCGCGGCTACCTGTCGCCGCACTTCGTCACGAACGAAGACGACATGGAGGTGGTTCTCGAGAACTGCCTGGTGCTGATCAGCGAGGAGAAGATCTCCAACGCCAAGAGCCTGGTGCCCGTCCTAGAGGCCGTTTCGAAGGCTGGCAAGCCGCTGTTGATCATCGCCGAGGACGTCGACGGCGAGGCGCTGGCCACCCTGGTGGTCAACAAGATGCGTGGCATCGTCAGCGTCTGTGCGGTGAAGGCCCCCGGCTACGGCGACCGCCGCAAGGCGATGATGGGCGATATCGCCACCCTGACCGGCGGCACCGCCATCTTCAAGGACCTCGGCATCAAGCTCGAAGCGGTCCAGCTCTCCGACCTTGGCAAGGTCAAGAAGGTCATCATCTCTGGCGACAACACCACGATCGTCAGCGGCGGCGGGACCAAAGAGGCCATCAGCGGCCGGGCCGATCAGATCCGTGCTGAGATTGAGAACACCGACAGCGACTACGACCGCGAGAAGCTGCAGGAACGCCTGGCCAAGCTGGCTGGCGGCGTGGCGCAGATCAAGGTCGGCGCCGCGACCGAGAGCGAGATGAAGGAACGCAAGGCCCTGTTCGACGACTCCCGCGCCGCTACCCAGGCCGCGCTGGAGGAGGGCATTGTGCCCGGCGGCGGCGTAGCGCTGCTCCGCTCTGAGAAGGCCATCGACAAGCTCGACCTGTCCGGCGACGAGGCCCTCGGCGCCAAGATTGTCAAGAACGTCCTCGAGTACCCGCTCCGCTACATCGCCGAGAACGCCGGCGTTGACGGCGCCGTGGTCGTCAACCGTGTGCGTCAGCTCAAGGGCAAGACCGAGGGCTACAACGCCGACAAGGACGACTACTGCGACCTGGTTGCCGCGGGCGTCATTGACCCGGCCAAGGTCGTGAAGACCTCGCTGCTCAACGGCGCCAGCGTTGCGGCCCTGCTGCTGACGACCGACTCGCTCATCACCGAGATCCCGACCGAGGAAGAGGCCGGCGGCCACGACCACGACCACGGTATGGGTGGCATGGGCGGCGGCATGCCCGGTATGGGCGGCATGCCCGGCATGATGTAA
- the groES gene encoding co-chaperone GroES: MAKTPNLRPLDDRVVVHPVDAEEMTAGGIVLPDAAREKPQRGKVVAVGIGKLLDSGARGELSVKVGDEVIYGKYGGSEVEVDGVEYKILRESDILAKVAV, encoded by the coding sequence ATGGCGAAGACCCCTAACCTGCGTCCGCTCGACGACCGCGTTGTTGTTCACCCCGTTGACGCCGAAGAGATGACCGCCGGCGGCATCGTCCTGCCGGACGCCGCCCGTGAGAAGCCGCAGCGCGGCAAGGTCGTGGCGGTCGGCATCGGCAAGCTGCTGGACAGCGGCGCCCGCGGCGAGCTCTCGGTCAAGGTCGGCGACGAGGTGATCTACGGCAAGTACGGCGGCTCCGAGGTGGAAGTCGACGGCGTCGAGTACAAGATCCTCCGCGAGAGCGACATCCTGGCGAAGGTCGCTGTTTAG
- a CDS encoding PTS sugar transporter subunit IIA: protein MQVLRDCFHPDNVLLDVPAHDLPTVFRVAVQHLVDTGRVDEDRAADVQTALLRREAEASTAIGHAVAVPHVYLPAIKEAAVLYVRLEHPINLGAPDGVPTQHLFFLLGPPDATSAHLDTLASVARLMADDEFRYEVGKARTTDDLAGSLEGYLQRTTITAEEEPPGAVGLEWTGRPAGGLIQDIARKAPWYARDFINGLNPKCIGSTVFLFFACLAPALTFGGLLAGGTGDQIGTVEMIVATAASGLIYALLGGQPLIILGFTGPVLVVTVKLHELCQAWDVEFLPTYGWVGLWTAGFLLLMSLLDASFLMRFFTRFTDEIFSALMSLIFIQYALQKLAAEFQGLEANEHHDTALLSLLLALGTFYIAMSLSGLRRSDYLLPWMREFLADFGPMIALASMALVAFWMDEVFLDSLKAPADGFGTTNGRDWLVDLTAAPGWVRWAAAGPGLLVAVLIFLVQNITARLVNSPDHKLRHGHGYHLDLGVLAIVTAVFSLFGLPWFAAATVRSLNHVRSLATFEEVARRGGSPHERIIHVRENRVTGIAIHLLIALSLLLLPWLQYVPLAVLYGVFLFMGVVSMAGNQFFERVSLWVKDPDLYPMTHYIRRAPIWVIHSFTGVQFVCLGVLWVINLNKNPAISILFPVFIALLVPVRFALNRVYRRPHLEALDAAEEPEDETTHWAA from the coding sequence GTGCAGGTACTGCGAGACTGCTTCCACCCCGACAACGTGCTGCTCGACGTGCCGGCGCACGATCTGCCAACGGTGTTCCGCGTGGCGGTGCAGCACCTGGTCGACACGGGCCGCGTCGACGAAGACCGCGCGGCCGACGTCCAGACCGCCCTGCTCCGCCGCGAGGCCGAGGCCTCGACCGCCATCGGCCACGCGGTCGCGGTGCCGCACGTCTACCTGCCCGCCATCAAGGAAGCGGCCGTGCTGTATGTGCGGCTCGAGCACCCGATCAACCTCGGCGCGCCCGACGGCGTGCCGACCCAACACCTGTTCTTCCTGCTCGGCCCGCCGGACGCGACCTCGGCCCACCTCGACACGCTGGCCAGCGTTGCCCGGCTGATGGCGGACGACGAGTTCCGCTACGAGGTCGGTAAGGCCCGCACCACCGACGACCTGGCGGGTTCGCTAGAAGGCTACCTGCAGCGGACAACCATTACCGCCGAGGAAGAACCGCCCGGCGCCGTTGGGCTCGAGTGGACCGGCCGCCCCGCCGGAGGGCTGATTCAGGACATTGCCCGCAAGGCGCCGTGGTACGCACGCGATTTCATCAACGGGCTCAACCCGAAGTGCATCGGGTCGACCGTATTCCTGTTCTTCGCCTGCCTGGCGCCCGCCCTGACCTTCGGCGGCCTGCTGGCGGGCGGCACCGGCGACCAGATTGGCACGGTCGAGATGATCGTCGCGACCGCGGCCAGTGGGTTGATCTACGCCCTCCTGGGCGGGCAGCCGCTGATCATCCTCGGCTTCACCGGACCGGTGCTGGTGGTGACCGTCAAGCTGCACGAGCTCTGCCAGGCGTGGGACGTCGAATTTCTGCCAACCTACGGGTGGGTGGGGCTGTGGACCGCCGGCTTCCTGCTGCTGATGTCGTTGCTCGACGCCAGCTTCCTGATGCGGTTCTTCACGCGGTTTACGGACGAAATCTTCTCGGCGTTGATGTCGCTGATCTTCATCCAGTACGCGTTGCAGAAGCTGGCCGCCGAGTTCCAGGGCCTGGAAGCCAACGAGCACCACGACACGGCCTTGTTGTCGCTGCTGCTGGCGCTAGGCACGTTCTACATCGCGATGAGCCTGTCGGGCCTGCGCCGCAGCGACTACCTGCTGCCATGGATGCGTGAGTTCCTGGCCGACTTCGGCCCGATGATTGCGCTGGCCAGCATGGCGCTGGTCGCCTTCTGGATGGACGAGGTCTTCCTCGACAGCCTCAAAGCCCCCGCCGACGGCTTCGGGACCACCAACGGCCGCGACTGGCTGGTCGACCTCACCGCGGCGCCGGGCTGGGTCCGCTGGGCCGCCGCCGGCCCCGGGCTGCTGGTCGCGGTGCTGATCTTCCTCGTGCAGAACATCACCGCCAGGCTCGTAAACAGCCCCGACCACAAGCTGCGACACGGGCACGGCTACCACCTCGACCTGGGCGTGCTGGCGATCGTTACCGCTGTATTCTCGCTATTCGGACTGCCGTGGTTCGCGGCCGCCACGGTGCGGTCGCTCAACCATGTGCGTAGCCTCGCAACCTTCGAGGAGGTCGCCCGCCGCGGCGGCTCGCCCCACGAGCGGATCATCCATGTCCGCGAGAACCGCGTTACCGGCATCGCCATCCACCTGCTGATCGCGTTGTCGCTGCTGCTGCTGCCCTGGCTGCAGTACGTGCCGCTGGCGGTGCTGTACGGCGTGTTCCTGTTCATGGGCGTGGTGTCGATGGCGGGCAACCAGTTCTTCGAGCGGGTCAGCCTGTGGGTCAAGGACCCGGACCTGTACCCGATGACCCACTACATCCGCCGGGCGCCGATCTGGGTGATCCACTCGTTCACCGGCGTGCAGTTCGTCTGCCTGGGCGTGCTGTGGGTGATCAACCTCAACAAGAACCCGGCGATCAGTATCCTGTTCCCGGTGTTTATTGCCCTCCTGGTGCCGGTCCGCTTCGCCTTGAACCGGGTCTACCGCCGGCCCCACCTCGAGGCGCTCGACGCCGCCGAGGAGCCCGAGGACGAGACCACCCATTGGGCCGCGTAG
- a CDS encoding S8 family serine peptidase has protein sequence MTINRRIGLQASSKLISAPTKGRAKNWNFERLEDRHLMTGDPVVDPYAALGVSESEMASIAEAVAAASSASGVLPNDPYLGYQWHLINTGQIVGDGVEQDIYGVPGQDLNVAGAWALGYTGKGVTVAVVDSGVQLDHPDLAANISPTLRYNALFDYEAGELPPFSALPPAGGPDLFVPGDAHGTAVAGIIAAVGNNGIGGAGIAYDATIVPITLITELYPNAPEDVVRAIYYGNDQIDIYNHSWGYSPGTRTAFGAPGTFGPFDPVLAALRTSATEGRGGLGAIHVFSSGNDAAPSFTSPLFVDVGIWDYAGYDGLSNSRFTIAVTGVDHDGQYNNVDGTYTAYPEASPSVLVAGPTGSNVQEIGGSLTVGSGIWTTDIYNPNFDITSPVFDPDSILFNPDVIKEGFNGPTVGLQEPYDLIFDRFADPSYTSKMNGTSAAAPMVSGVIALMLEANPNLSYRDVQNILVRSARQNAQFEDLGDGLFSGTYGVTINNTWITNRNEFFHTPDSTDGLVYLQDGTINYLELFDDSRTDTGRDFIDSSVGSALTVAYNPVIDPDYITLGSATDPSPVILTNMMDPSMFANGAGFTVSLGRGQYGTAVGYGHGTVDAELAVKLASQWTEYLDDELTWSTGKQQPADQPIGFEEIGSQASGYLVVPGRLDSSLQTTAIDPAFSETPAFPDGNTFSFGADFLPIIVPETLTTDPSQGFNSNMVVEWVELRLSSVFGSVDDMRITLVSPDGTQSELTNYFDLDSGSRGYQFNIASNLVGVPLGGDLSQEATFSTNRHWGERSDNTVAIDPSTGEPYPGAPERSWQVHFESFGLADSIIDYEVIFHGSPLDPATQRIQGFVGVDEFREDLRDADGDGDTSEVIQDGLFNFDRWVQVQQDIYNPTNITPTNDDRLDNATFSRLNIPYINSGNGTTALIQVEDPLNPGEFIPQLVGIASESLGNGGIEFNRLGEVERELDFTQEAFAENVTVQLFREIADGSGGSSVESTPYKSFITGDDGNYYFDVVPPTDEGDAGTGDVIAYVIKVVDGEGRTVLDTDANVPVPDLADPEPTYFMPKYQGEWRVTDDYFYAWDHQGRSPEFVTAENPLSGFEENVLSIVDTFSYESALFDASGNALTAMVSGLGSAGQEITFFDETGLDVAAYTGTTPELVDANGDAAVILNWDPTPTGQNASQFILLATDPTDPNGGLTVLDPDGEIEYTLDGMTGEITGTPLDPEDEPVTIQINGNWSHRVTDADGGVTDVNALLEIYDQFGQLVTVEQDLGGNYFFVSASNIRTDVVFTPQMDTYDLEVADFGAFTSPIYAFDPTTMYDVLTDEFGTPLLYQGGSVEDDVRGINFLLSSGSSATFAGQVYTDANSDLVYSPAAGDVAKEGVLVWADLNNDGSFQFSTEPFAMTDANGNYAIDMSGLAAPEFVRFRVADQPGFTVVSPDGGSYLEYTSPTNLTGESFDFVFEVGDGDPTGDGPASVTGLVFHDSNQNGVKENTEFGVAGVTVYVDANGNGALDDGERRTTTNGGGVYELSIQTAGTVLIAVDVTSPFVQTAPFNDANGNGTLDPGEGSRTVVVQNGVVSSGIGFGVVSLAGRDFGDLANYPTLAAEGGAWHQVIAGVHLGDAVDGEIDGQPTAAADGDDNDDTVNDEDGVVPRFGGDGVISDGEEFGFTIKTAGVGYFLNAWIDFNNDGDWDDPGEHVYDDIDLNPGTWVAGVTLDSDGEIGLPTITAPDVAEGAPLAARFRWGVGGLNYSGAATIGEVEDYVFQASTEALFVLEGDFDSNGVVDLDDKQLWRSTYGATGSNLAADGNRDGRVDSADYSLWRENYVPKGDPIDIGTNSTELVGKVYHQVPFSPEQLAIMGVEVEMQKIGAGVNARWVPVYRVLQTAPVSDPVAAGDTSNPASPVVTVDTVVDTVVDSVVDTGVNTWVAQSSARPVQAPQFLSRSATVADPVAAAVDASELDLFFAELDDESGDDEELLFTSFESEDITEEELALALQSDDSEEV, from the coding sequence GTGACGATCAACCGACGAATCGGCTTGCAGGCATCTTCGAAGCTCATCAGCGCCCCCACCAAGGGCCGGGCCAAAAATTGGAATTTTGAGCGGCTCGAAGACCGCCACCTGATGACCGGCGATCCGGTTGTCGATCCGTACGCGGCGCTCGGCGTCTCGGAGAGCGAGATGGCCTCAATCGCCGAGGCTGTAGCCGCCGCCTCGAGCGCCTCGGGCGTGCTGCCCAACGACCCCTACCTCGGCTACCAGTGGCACCTGATCAACACCGGCCAGATTGTCGGCGACGGCGTCGAGCAGGACATCTACGGTGTGCCGGGCCAGGACCTCAACGTCGCCGGCGCGTGGGCCCTGGGGTACACCGGCAAGGGCGTGACCGTTGCGGTGGTGGACTCGGGCGTGCAGCTCGACCACCCCGACTTGGCCGCGAACATCTCGCCCACGCTCCGCTACAACGCCCTGTTCGACTACGAAGCAGGCGAGCTGCCCCCGTTTTCGGCCCTGCCGCCGGCGGGTGGTCCTGACCTCTTTGTCCCCGGAGACGCCCACGGCACCGCGGTGGCCGGCATCATCGCCGCGGTGGGCAACAACGGCATCGGCGGCGCCGGCATCGCATACGACGCAACCATCGTCCCGATCACCTTGATCACCGAGCTGTACCCCAACGCCCCCGAAGATGTGGTACGGGCTATCTATTACGGCAACGACCAGATCGACATCTACAACCACAGCTGGGGCTACAGCCCCGGTACTCGAACCGCGTTCGGAGCTCCCGGCACATTCGGGCCCTTCGACCCAGTTCTCGCGGCGTTGCGTACCTCCGCGACCGAAGGCCGTGGTGGGCTTGGCGCCATCCATGTCTTCTCATCGGGCAACGATGCGGCGCCCAGCTTCACCAGCCCGTTGTTCGTTGACGTCGGAATCTGGGACTACGCGGGCTACGATGGCCTCTCGAACTCACGCTTCACGATCGCGGTGACGGGCGTCGACCACGACGGCCAGTACAATAATGTCGATGGCACCTATACGGCGTACCCGGAAGCATCGCCGTCGGTGCTGGTAGCGGGCCCCACCGGCTCGAACGTGCAGGAGATCGGCGGTTCGTTGACCGTTGGCAGCGGCATCTGGACCACCGACATTTACAATCCGAACTTCGACATTACCAGTCCAGTCTTCGACCCCGACTCGATCCTCTTCAACCCCGACGTCATCAAGGAGGGCTTCAACGGCCCGACCGTCGGCCTGCAAGAGCCGTACGACCTAATCTTCGACCGCTTCGCGGACCCGTCGTACACGTCGAAAATGAACGGCACCAGCGCCGCCGCGCCGATGGTTTCCGGTGTTATCGCGTTGATGCTCGAGGCCAACCCGAACCTCTCGTACCGCGACGTCCAGAACATCCTGGTCCGCTCCGCCCGGCAGAACGCGCAGTTCGAGGACCTGGGCGACGGGCTGTTTTCGGGCACCTACGGGGTGACGATCAACAATACCTGGATCACCAACCGGAACGAGTTCTTCCACACGCCCGACTCGACCGATGGCCTCGTCTATCTCCAGGACGGCACGATCAACTACCTCGAGTTGTTCGACGACAGCCGCACCGACACCGGACGCGACTTCATCGATTCGTCCGTGGGAAGCGCACTTACTGTTGCCTACAACCCGGTCATCGATCCCGACTACATTACCCTGGGTTCGGCGACCGACCCGTCGCCGGTCATCCTGACCAACATGATGGACCCCAGCATGTTCGCCAACGGCGCCGGGTTTACGGTCAGCCTCGGACGCGGCCAATACGGCACCGCCGTCGGTTATGGTCACGGCACGGTGGACGCCGAGTTGGCGGTCAAGCTTGCTTCGCAGTGGACCGAGTACCTTGATGACGAGCTCACCTGGTCGACCGGCAAGCAGCAGCCAGCAGATCAGCCGATCGGTTTTGAGGAGATCGGCTCGCAGGCATCGGGGTACCTCGTCGTTCCGGGCCGACTCGATTCGTCGCTGCAGACCACGGCCATCGACCCGGCCTTCTCGGAAACCCCCGCATTCCCGGACGGCAACACCTTCAGCTTCGGCGCCGACTTCCTGCCGATCATTGTTCCCGAGACACTGACGACCGACCCGTCGCAGGGGTTCAACAGCAACATGGTGGTCGAGTGGGTTGAGCTGCGTTTGAGCAGCGTGTTCGGCAGCGTCGACGACATGCGGATCACGCTGGTTTCGCCCGATGGAACGCAGTCTGAGCTGACCAACTACTTCGACCTCGACAGCGGCAGCCGCGGCTACCAGTTTAATATCGCTTCCAACTTGGTGGGCGTCCCATTAGGCGGCGACTTGAGCCAAGAGGCCACCTTCTCGACCAACCGCCACTGGGGAGAGCGGAGTGACAACACGGTCGCCATCGACCCCTCTACGGGCGAGCCGTACCCCGGCGCCCCCGAGCGATCTTGGCAGGTCCACTTCGAGAGCTTCGGCCTTGCCGACAGCATTATCGACTACGAGGTGATCTTCCACGGCTCGCCGCTCGACCCCGCGACGCAGCGGATCCAGGGCTTTGTTGGCGTGGATGAGTTTCGCGAAGACCTCCGCGACGCCGATGGCGACGGGGACACCAGCGAGGTGATCCAGGACGGCCTGTTCAACTTCGACCGCTGGGTCCAGGTACAGCAGGATATCTACAACCCGACGAACATCACGCCGACTAACGACGACCGGCTCGACAACGCAACATTCAGCCGGTTGAACATCCCCTATATCAATTCGGGCAACGGCACGACGGCTCTGATTCAGGTCGAGGACCCGCTCAACCCGGGCGAGTTCATCCCGCAGCTGGTCGGGATCGCCTCGGAATCGCTCGGCAACGGCGGGATCGAGTTCAACCGGCTCGGCGAGGTCGAGCGGGAGCTCGACTTCACACAGGAGGCGTTCGCCGAGAACGTCACGGTGCAGCTCTTCCGCGAGATCGCTGACGGCTCGGGAGGCTCGTCGGTCGAATCCACCCCCTATAAGTCGTTTATCACTGGCGACGACGGAAACTACTACTTCGACGTCGTGCCGCCGACCGACGAAGGAGACGCGGGCACCGGCGATGTGATTGCTTACGTTATCAAGGTCGTGGACGGCGAGGGCCGGACGGTCCTCGACACCGATGCCAATGTGCCGGTGCCCGATCTGGCCGATCCCGAGCCAACGTACTTCATGCCGAAGTACCAAGGCGAGTGGCGCGTTACCGATGACTATTTCTATGCCTGGGACCACCAGGGACGCTCGCCCGAGTTTGTCACCGCCGAGAACCCGCTCTCTGGTTTTGAAGAGAACGTCCTCAGCATCGTCGATACGTTCTCGTATGAGAGCGCCCTGTTCGACGCCAGCGGCAATGCGCTGACGGCGATGGTCTCGGGCCTCGGTTCGGCGGGCCAGGAGATCACCTTCTTCGACGAGACCGGCCTGGATGTCGCCGCCTACACCGGCACGACCCCCGAGCTGGTTGACGCCAACGGTGACGCTGCTGTGATTCTCAACTGGGATCCGACCCCGACTGGGCAAAACGCTAGCCAATTCATCCTGCTCGCGACCGACCCGACCGATCCCAACGGCGGCCTTACGGTGCTGGACCCCGACGGGGAGATCGAGTACACGCTCGATGGCATGACGGGTGAGATTACGGGGACCCCGTTGGATCCCGAAGATGAGCCGGTCACCATCCAGATCAATGGCAACTGGTCGCACCGAGTTACGGACGCCGACGGTGGGGTGACCGATGTCAACGCCCTGCTAGAAATCTATGACCAGTTCGGCCAGCTGGTCACGGTCGAGCAGGACCTCGGCGGCAACTACTTCTTCGTCAGCGCGAGCAACATCCGCACCGACGTCGTGTTCACCCCACAGATGGATACGTACGACCTTGAGGTCGCGGACTTTGGGGCGTTCACTTCACCGATCTACGCGTTCGACCCAACGACGATGTACGACGTCCTCACCGACGAGTTTGGCACGCCGCTCTTGTACCAGGGCGGCAGCGTCGAGGACGACGTGCGGGGCATCAACTTCTTGCTCAGCTCGGGCTCGTCGGCCACGTTTGCCGGTCAGGTCTACACCGACGCCAACTCTGATCTGGTCTACAGCCCCGCCGCGGGTGATGTCGCCAAGGAAGGCGTGCTGGTCTGGGCCGACCTGAACAACGACGGCTCGTTCCAGTTCAGCACCGAGCCGTTCGCCATGACCGACGCCAACGGCAACTACGCGATCGATATGAGCGGCCTGGCCGCGCCGGAGTTCGTGCGGTTCCGAGTCGCGGACCAGCCGGGATTCACCGTGGTCTCGCCGGACGGCGGCTCCTACCTGGAGTACACGTCGCCGACGAACCTGACGGGCGAGTCGTTCGACTTTGTGTTTGAGGTTGGCGACGGCGATCCCACTGGGGACGGCCCCGCCTCGGTGACCGGGCTGGTGTTCCACGACAGCAACCAGAACGGCGTCAAGGAAAACACCGAGTTCGGCGTGGCGGGCGTGACGGTCTACGTCGACGCCAACGGCAACGGCGCGCTGGACGACGGCGAACGCCGCACCACCACTAACGGCGGCGGCGTGTATGAGCTGTCGATTCAAACGGCCGGCACGGTTTTGATCGCGGTGGACGTCACCTCGCCGTTTGTACAGACCGCCCCGTTCAACGACGCCAACGGCAACGGCACGCTCGACCCCGGCGAGGGCTCGCGGACTGTTGTGGTTCAGAACGGCGTGGTGAGCTCGGGCATCGGCTTTGGCGTGGTCAGCCTGGCGGGCCGCGACTTCGGCGACCTCGCCAACTACCCAACCCTGGCGGCCGAAGGCGGCGCCTGGCACCAGGTGATCGCCGGCGTCCACCTGGGCGACGCGGTGGACGGCGAGATTGATGGTCAGCCGACCGCCGCCGCCGACGGCGACGACAACGACGACACCGTCAACGACGAGGACGGCGTCGTGCCCCGCTTCGGCGGCGACGGCGTCATCAGCGACGGCGAGGAATTCGGCTTCACCATCAAGACCGCCGGCGTAGGCTACTTCCTCAATGCCTGGATCGACTTCAACAACGACGGCGACTGGGACGACCCGGGCGAACATGTCTACGACGACATCGACCTCAACCCGGGGACCTGGGTGGCGGGCGTCACGCTCGACTCGGACGGCGAGATCGGCCTGCCGACCATTACTGCTCCGGACGTGGCCGAGGGCGCCCCGCTGGCGGCCCGGTTCCGCTGGGGTGTGGGCGGCCTGAACTACTCGGGCGCCGCCACGATCGGCGAGGTCGAGGACTACGTGTTCCAGGCCTCGACCGAGGCGCTGTTTGTCCTCGAGGGCGACTTTGACAGCAACGGAGTTGTCGACCTGGACGACAAGCAGCTGTGGCGGTCGACCTATGGCGCCACGGGCTCAAACCTGGCCGCCGACGGCAACCGCGACGGCCGCGTCGACTCGGCCGACTACTCGCTGTGGCGTGAGAACTACGTCCCCAAGGGCGACCCGATCGATATTGGCACGAACTCGACCGAGTTGGTTGGCAAGGTCTACCACCAGGTGCCGTTCTCGCCCGAGCAGCTGGCGATCATGGGCGTCGAAGTTGAGATGCAGAAGATCGGCGCCGGCGTCAACGCCCGGTGGGTGCCGGTCTACCGCGTGCTACAGACCGCGCCGGTTTCCGACCCTGTCGCCGCGGGAGACACATCCAACCCCGCCTCGCCAGTTGTGACGGTCGACACGGTAGTCGACACAGTGGTCGACTCTGTCGTCGACACCGGGGTGAACACGTGGGTGGCTCAGTCTTCGGCTCGGCCGGTGCAGGCGCCGCAGTTCCTCAGCCGCTCTGCCACGGTGGCCGACCCGGTTGCCGCCGCGGTGGACGCCAGTGAGCTCGACCTGTTCTTCGCCGAGCTTGACGACGAGTCGGGCGACGACGAAGAGCTGCTGTTCACCAGCTTCGAGTCCGAGGATATCACTGAGGAAGAGCTCGCCCTGGCCCTGCAGAGCGACGACTCCGAAGAGGTCTAG